The DNA window AGTCAGTAGGAAAATCTCTTTTCCATGTTGATTGGCAGATTCAAGGCAGCTGGTTGCACTGTCTGCTCCCACAAATCCATGCACGATAATTGCATCGGCACCGGCCTGGAATGTTACATCAGCAATCTTCTGGTTGGTTGCAGGTATGTCTGCCACCTTAAAATCACAGATAACCTTACAATCATACTCCTCTTTAACCCGACTCACAGATTCCAATCCCTCAGCTAACACCAGGGGATAACCAATCTTAACTGTGTCCAGGTAAGGAGAAACTTTATCCATCAATTCCACGGCTTTTTCCATGCTGGGAACATCCAGGGCCAGGATGATCTTGTTTTTAACCTCCATGATGGTAGTATGTTTTTGATCATTAAAATATTTTGTATGGAGTTTTAAATCATTTTTATAAGGTTAAAAATTATTTTGAAAGGGATATGAATCAAACATTGTTTGTGTTAGGATACAATCCATTATTTTTTGCAGGTTATGGATCA is part of the Methanobacterium formicicum DSM 3637 genome and encodes:
- the pyrF gene encoding orotidine-5'-phosphate decarboxylase; translated protein: MEVKNKIILALDVPSMEKAVELMDKVSPYLDTVKIGYPLVLAEGLESVSRVKEEYDCKVICDFKVADIPATNQKIADVTFQAGADAIIVHGFVGADSATSCLESANQHGKEIFLLTEMSHPGASRFLQPVSMDIASMGVEMGITNYVGPSTRLDRLGKIRQIIGKDSFLISPGVGVQGGNPKDTLEFADALIIGRSIYLAPDPVEILESIIDSIEL